Proteins from a single region of Streptomyces spectabilis:
- a CDS encoding aminopeptidase P family protein: MRAPRTVSHDLPVSPEFERFMADAWEPSPLPGDLRLTAADVTPARRARLSARFPGERLVVPAGELRVRSNDCDHRFRPHSAYAWLTGLTGEEQAGHVLVLEPDGPHRHEAVLYVRPRSPRADGGFYRDRRYGEFWVGRRPDLAEAERMTGIRCARLDGLGALPPGRDASTDGELAAALSELRLVKDAWEVAQLQQAVDHTAAGFEDVVRALPRALRHPRGERWIEGVFGLRARAEGNGTGYETIAASGAHACVLHWIRNDGPLDARELLLLDAGVETDTLYTADITRTLPLSGRYSPVQRQVYELVLAAQDAGIAALRPGARFREFHRAAMRVIAEGLAEWGVLKSPEGDFHRRYTLCSSGHMLGLDVHDCAQARVDAYLDGVLEEGQVLTVEPGLYLQPDDETLPPELRGIGVRVEDDLVITAEGARLMSGALPRTPDGVEEWMGNLMEG, encoded by the coding sequence GTGCGGGCTCCCCGCACGGTCAGCCACGACCTGCCCGTCTCACCGGAGTTCGAGCGGTTCATGGCGGACGCCTGGGAGCCGAGCCCGCTGCCCGGCGACCTCCGCCTCACGGCCGCCGACGTCACCCCGGCCCGCCGGGCGCGCCTCTCCGCCCGCTTCCCCGGGGAGCGACTCGTCGTCCCCGCCGGGGAGTTGCGGGTGCGCTCCAACGACTGCGACCACCGCTTCAGGCCGCACAGCGCGTACGCGTGGCTCACCGGTCTGACCGGCGAGGAGCAGGCCGGACACGTCCTGGTCCTGGAGCCGGACGGGCCGCACCGGCACGAGGCGGTCCTGTACGTGCGGCCCCGCTCGCCGCGCGCCGACGGCGGCTTCTACCGGGACCGGCGCTACGGCGAGTTCTGGGTCGGCCGCCGCCCCGATCTCGCGGAGGCCGAGCGCATGACCGGCATCCGCTGCGCCCGCCTGGACGGCCTCGGCGCGCTCCCGCCGGGGCGCGACGCGTCCACGGACGGCGAACTCGCCGCCGCCCTGAGCGAGCTGAGACTCGTCAAGGACGCCTGGGAGGTGGCCCAGCTGCAACAGGCCGTCGACCACACGGCGGCCGGGTTCGAGGACGTGGTCCGCGCCCTGCCGCGCGCCCTGCGCCATCCGCGCGGCGAGCGCTGGATCGAGGGCGTCTTCGGCCTGCGGGCCCGCGCGGAGGGCAACGGCACCGGCTACGAGACCATCGCCGCCTCCGGCGCCCACGCCTGCGTCCTGCACTGGATACGCAACGACGGCCCCCTGGACGCCCGGGAGTTGCTCCTCCTGGACGCGGGCGTGGAGACCGACACCCTCTACACCGCCGACATCACCCGCACCCTGCCCCTGTCCGGGCGCTACTCCCCCGTCCAGCGCCAGGTGTACGAACTCGTGCTCGCCGCCCAGGACGCGGGCATCGCCGCGCTGCGCCCGGGCGCGCGCTTCCGCGAATTCCACCGGGCCGCGATGCGAGTGATCGCGGAGGGACTCGCCGAGTGGGGCGTCCTCAAGAGCCCCGAGGGCGACTTCCACCGCCGCTACACCCTGTGCAGCAGCGGCCACATGCTCGGCCTCGACGTGCACGACTGCGCGCAGGCGCGGGTGGACGCCTATCTGGACGGGGTCCTGGAGGAGGGCCAGGTCCTGACCGTCGAACCCGGCCTCTACCTCCAGCCGGACGACGAGACCCTGCCGCCCGAACTCCGCGGCATCGGCGTCCGCGTCGAGGACGACCTGGTCATCACGGCGGAGGGGGCCCGGCTCATGTCCGGGGCCCTGCCGCGCACACCGGACGGGGTGGAGGAGTGGATGGGGAACCTCATGGAGGGCTGA
- a CDS encoding sensor histidine kinase codes for MDRGPGVADAALPALLLTGHVITVVLGAVLGADRATAWQSALGILAVLVSATALTWRVAAPVPVFCAALTADAASRALLPETALTPALPAAVWVALFTLSVRRPARLALPGAALATAATPLPAGGGDVTGPLLDDLLAGALLHLAIVLGGRLRAHRKDRHARLLARLADLEGERRAAADAERERLARDLHDTAGHHLTAIAVQGAAALRLVDTRPELAGEALNHGAAVGRDVLAALGELVAVVADEPGDGALHEVLPPLCAGLERLGVPVTLDVRGRPRALPPAVRVTAYRVVQESLTNAMRYAAGAPVVVSVQYGYGDVTVTVTNGAVRKPEAPGSGLGTGRGLANLTERAASVGGRLTAGPGERGGWTVRATLPTRAPGTWWPRAVDATLLTACTAVPLLTTARHPSPGELCALSVLLTVHAAPLPARRRAPAAALAMSLAVSVAWATATVAGALPFAWLAALGFAWTAELAALHAVGAYGPARATWPAPVAVGVVGGAVLGLAVVSDPAESAGLGTAALLTALGLVAVPWLLPVWALGLLTRARRGDGGRWEQRVLDAMAVRVGEAVTDERHRVATGLHGTVVEHTTRLVRHAEAGLSAPDDRRAALTGMTDAARTALTGLRTLLDTLDATRLP; via the coding sequence GTGGACCGGGGGCCGGGCGTCGCCGACGCGGCCCTCCCCGCGCTGCTCCTCACCGGGCACGTGATCACGGTGGTCCTGGGCGCCGTCCTCGGCGCGGACCGCGCCACGGCCTGGCAGTCGGCGCTCGGCATCCTCGCGGTGCTCGTGTCGGCGACGGCCCTGACGTGGCGGGTGGCGGCACCAGTGCCGGTGTTCTGCGCGGCGCTCACCGCCGACGCGGCGAGCCGGGCACTGCTGCCGGAGACCGCGCTGACGCCCGCGCTGCCCGCCGCGGTCTGGGTCGCGCTGTTCACCCTGTCGGTACGCCGCCCCGCGCGGCTCGCGCTGCCGGGAGCCGCACTGGCCACCGCCGCAACGCCCCTTCCCGCAGGGGGCGGTGACGTCACAGGTCCACTCCTCGACGACCTGCTCGCCGGCGCCCTGCTGCACCTCGCGATCGTGCTGGGCGGGCGGCTGCGCGCCCACCGCAAGGACCGCCACGCCCGGCTCCTCGCCCGCCTCGCCGACCTGGAGGGCGAACGCCGGGCCGCGGCCGACGCCGAACGCGAACGGCTCGCCCGCGATCTGCACGACACCGCCGGACACCACCTCACCGCCATCGCCGTCCAGGGCGCGGCCGCGCTGCGGCTCGTGGACACCCGCCCCGAACTGGCCGGCGAGGCCCTCAACCACGGCGCCGCGGTGGGCCGCGACGTCCTGGCCGCCCTGGGCGAACTCGTCGCGGTGGTCGCCGACGAGCCGGGCGACGGGGCCCTGCACGAGGTCCTGCCGCCGCTGTGCGCGGGCCTGGAACGCCTCGGCGTGCCCGTCACCCTCGACGTCCGCGGCCGCCCCCGCGCCCTGCCGCCCGCCGTCCGCGTGACCGCGTACCGCGTCGTCCAGGAGTCGTTGACGAACGCGATGCGGTACGCGGCGGGGGCGCCGGTCGTCGTCAGCGTCCAATACGGCTACGGCGATGTGACGGTCACCGTGACGAACGGAGCGGTGCGGAAGCCCGAGGCGCCGGGCTCCGGCCTCGGCACCGGCCGGGGCCTCGCGAACCTCACGGAACGGGCCGCGTCCGTCGGCGGCCGGCTGACGGCGGGCCCGGGGGAGCGCGGCGGCTGGACCGTCCGCGCGACCCTGCCGACGCGGGCGCCGGGCACCTGGTGGCCGAGGGCGGTGGACGCGACTCTGCTCACCGCGTGCACGGCGGTGCCGCTGCTCACCACCGCGCGGCACCCGAGCCCCGGCGAACTGTGCGCGCTTTCCGTCCTGTTGACGGTCCACGCGGCCCCGTTGCCGGCGCGCCGCCGGGCCCCGGCGGCGGCCCTCGCGATGTCGCTCGCGGTGTCCGTGGCCTGGGCGACGGCCACGGTCGCGGGCGCCCTGCCCTTCGCCTGGCTGGCGGCGCTCGGCTTCGCGTGGACGGCGGAGCTGGCCGCGCTGCACGCGGTGGGCGCCTACGGCCCCGCCCGCGCGACCTGGCCCGCGCCGGTAGCGGTCGGCGTGGTCGGCGGCGCCGTACTCGGCCTGGCGGTGGTGAGCGACCCGGCCGAGTCGGCGGGCCTCGGCACCGCGGCCCTGCTCACGGCCCTCGGCCTGGTGGCGGTCCCGTGGCTGCTGCCCGTCTGGGCGCTCGGCCTGCTGACGCGTGCCCGACGGGGCGACGGCGGACGCTGGGAGCAACGCGTCCTCGACGCGATGGCCGTACGCGTCGGCGAAGCGGTGACCGACGAACGCCACCGCGTCGCGACGGGCCTGCACGGCACGGTCGTCGAGCACACCACCCGCCTCGTCCGCCACGCCGAGGCGGGCCTGTCCGCGCCGGACGACCGTCGCGCAGCCCTTACCGGGATGACGGACGCGGCCCGCACCGCCCTCACCGGACTGCGGACCCTCCTCGACACGCTGGACGCCACCCGGCTTCCTTAG
- a CDS encoding collagenase: MFPSRTLRRSLLTAATAVTLCVTAAPLGQADTPAAPADATRQAAARPGPAAPDPHDRADRLAKAPKPEARRLPAPGGLTDGRVPGPRTPKPEQRTAAAGCTLADLTRLSPEALADFLADRAVTADGCLRSLIWTWDPRLAPVMSDAHVQAVSRRISALAASHDGKNGSHLLEMFTYLHAVAYHDFSRDEIDVTDPPTVAAMRAAVDAFGSAARTFDATGTNAETLREALYAASAPGLRQHQLPLVKRVLKTMDADRPDTYKDRSWAGSALAALSLNYLGVYPGNKDTAFHAAVAADPSYRAAFKAFAGHAHLKGTDNAWVARDALLEYGRMGQVEALRTEIVSGLGGLLDVTARTFGNLSAPWAKVATWLVEFEACAPYQVCREDIEKKLFPRTYGYGKQGTDGIVVRHALDRPTVDQLYYASQQVKAQFHRVVGTQEPLKGDTNSSLRVVLYSSRAEYENFQPLLTGLSTDNGGMYIEKGATFYTYQRRVPQDSSLTLEELFRHEYTHYLNGRWAVPGSFGEGPWYQGDRTTAMDEGTAEFFDGATRDDGIKVRKSLVKGIIADTANGGPRMSVNQLLHATYDGDGFRFYNYAGTFFEYLWTEHPGELQEMYRLLRKDDPAGFDAWRDRVGRDTHIQSEYDAFLDEQIAKVDDLFVPDTTYVPVGELRATSVTQIRDSIKATTGNTPECAPGGSQDRPRFACTGRITARLTDSQDEDLVYKDMSETVDYFILDRAKGGENNLTDMNCSFGAVDVWTDGRAGTADFRCEGPLRG, encoded by the coding sequence GTGTTTCCTTCGAGAACCCTGCGCAGATCCCTGCTCACCGCCGCGACAGCGGTGACCCTCTGTGTGACCGCCGCCCCGCTCGGGCAGGCGGACACCCCGGCCGCGCCGGCCGACGCGACGCGGCAGGCCGCCGCGCGCCCGGGGCCCGCCGCGCCCGATCCGCACGACCGGGCCGACCGCCTCGCCAAGGCGCCCAAGCCCGAGGCCCGGCGGCTCCCGGCCCCCGGCGGCCTCACCGACGGGCGCGTCCCCGGCCCCCGCACGCCGAAGCCCGAGCAGCGGACCGCGGCCGCCGGGTGCACGCTCGCCGACCTCACCCGGCTCTCCCCGGAAGCCCTGGCCGACTTCCTCGCCGACCGCGCCGTCACCGCCGACGGCTGTCTGCGCTCGCTCATCTGGACCTGGGACCCGCGCCTGGCCCCGGTGATGTCCGATGCGCACGTCCAGGCCGTCTCCCGGCGCATCAGCGCCCTCGCCGCGAGCCACGACGGCAAGAACGGCAGCCACCTCCTGGAGATGTTCACGTACCTGCACGCGGTGGCGTACCACGACTTCTCCCGCGACGAGATCGACGTCACCGACCCGCCGACCGTCGCGGCCATGCGGGCGGCCGTCGACGCCTTCGGCTCGGCCGCGCGCACCTTCGACGCGACCGGCACGAACGCCGAGACGCTCCGCGAGGCCCTGTACGCGGCGAGCGCGCCTGGCCTGCGCCAGCACCAACTGCCGCTCGTCAAGCGGGTCCTGAAGACCATGGACGCCGACCGCCCCGACACCTACAAGGACCGCTCCTGGGCCGGGTCGGCGCTCGCCGCCCTCTCCCTGAACTACCTGGGCGTCTACCCCGGCAACAAGGACACCGCGTTCCACGCCGCCGTCGCCGCCGACCCCTCCTACCGCGCCGCCTTCAAGGCCTTCGCGGGCCACGCCCACCTGAAGGGCACGGACAACGCCTGGGTGGCGCGCGACGCCCTCCTGGAGTACGGCCGCATGGGCCAGGTCGAGGCGCTCCGCACCGAGATCGTCTCCGGCCTCGGCGGGCTCCTTGACGTCACCGCCCGCACCTTCGGCAACCTCAGCGCGCCGTGGGCGAAGGTCGCCACCTGGCTCGTCGAGTTCGAGGCCTGCGCGCCGTACCAGGTGTGCCGCGAGGACATCGAGAAGAAGCTGTTCCCGCGGACGTACGGCTACGGCAAGCAGGGGACGGACGGGATCGTGGTGCGCCACGCGCTCGACCGCCCCACCGTCGACCAGCTCTACTACGCGAGCCAGCAGGTCAAGGCGCAGTTCCACCGCGTGGTCGGCACTCAGGAGCCGCTCAAGGGCGACACCAACTCCAGCCTGCGCGTGGTTCTGTACTCCTCGCGCGCCGAGTACGAGAACTTCCAGCCCCTCCTGACCGGCCTGAGCACCGACAACGGCGGCATGTACATCGAGAAGGGCGCCACCTTCTACACCTACCAGCGCCGCGTCCCGCAGGACTCCTCGCTCACCCTCGAAGAGCTGTTCCGGCACGAGTACACGCACTACCTCAACGGCCGCTGGGCGGTGCCCGGTTCCTTCGGCGAGGGCCCGTGGTACCAGGGCGACCGGACCACGGCGATGGACGAGGGCACCGCGGAGTTCTTCGACGGCGCCACCCGCGACGACGGCATCAAGGTCCGCAAGTCCCTGGTCAAGGGCATCATCGCGGACACCGCGAACGGCGGCCCGCGCATGAGCGTCAACCAGCTCCTGCACGCCACCTACGACGGCGACGGCTTCCGCTTCTACAACTACGCCGGCACGTTCTTCGAGTACCTGTGGACCGAGCACCCCGGCGAGCTCCAGGAGATGTACCGCCTGCTGCGCAAGGACGACCCGGCGGGCTTCGACGCCTGGCGCGACCGGGTGGGCAGGGACACGCACATCCAGTCCGAGTACGACGCCTTCCTCGACGAGCAGATCGCCAAGGTCGACGACCTGTTCGTGCCCGACACCACGTACGTCCCGGTGGGCGAGTTGCGCGCCACCTCGGTGACCCAGATACGCGACTCCATCAAGGCGACGACCGGCAACACCCCGGAGTGCGCCCCCGGCGGCTCGCAGGACCGCCCGCGCTTCGCCTGCACGGGCCGGATCACGGCCCGTCTGACCGACTCCCAGGACGAGGACCTCGTCTACAAGGACATGTCCGAGACGGTCGACTACTTCATCCTCGACCGGGCCAAGGGCGGTGAGAACAACCTCACCGACATGAACTGCTCCTTCGGCGCCGTGGACGTCTGGACCGACGGGCGCGCCGGTACGGCGGACTTCCGCTGCGAGGGCCCGCTGCGCGGCTGA
- a CDS encoding histone deacetylase, translated as MHLDRLMAYIAGGRPPGSSRDHPGCRDRRPPEVSRAVELPGALYFATESALWTGGRAFYDPDAEGLLYARAHLVTLGQFSDIAAQEMYRGPGADLDLTAAVRDGRARLGDGRYETLVCPGLLDGLPLLTFTAPWRLADAVLNPPAGAYLRHLGAGLLETAAWGEAAVSAYLAARPGALGHWTAGQVTRLLTR; from the coding sequence ATGCACCTGGACCGCCTCATGGCGTACATCGCGGGCGGCAGGCCCCCGGGCTCGTCCCGGGACCACCCCGGGTGCCGCGACCGGCGGCCGCCGGAGGTCTCGCGTGCCGTGGAGCTGCCGGGCGCCCTGTACTTCGCGACGGAGTCGGCGCTGTGGACGGGCGGGCGGGCCTTCTACGACCCGGACGCCGAAGGGCTCCTCTACGCGCGGGCCCACCTGGTGACCCTCGGGCAGTTCTCCGACATCGCCGCCCAGGAGATGTACCGCGGCCCCGGCGCGGACCTGGATCTGACGGCGGCGGTCCGGGACGGGCGCGCGCGTCTCGGCGACGGCCGCTACGAGACCCTGGTGTGCCCGGGGCTGCTCGACGGCCTGCCGCTGCTCACCTTCACGGCGCCCTGGCGGCTCGCGGACGCGGTCCTCAACCCGCCGGCGGGCGCCTATCTGCGCCACCTGGGCGCGGGGCTCCTGGAGACGGCGGCCTGGGGTGAGGCCGCCGTCTCCGCCTACCTCGCGGCCCGTCCGGGCGCCCTGGGTCACTGGACGGCCGGGCAGGTCACGAGGCTGCTCACGCGCTGA
- a CDS encoding chitinase gives MDRVRQDRPGVRRRTSAAMAVGAAAALAVTVLAAPAQSADTDAADTKAASTRAADVNVAKNAGFEADLSNWTCAANSGVAVTSPVHGGAKALKATPSGQGTAECSQIVAVKPNSTYKLSSWVQGSYAYLGARGTGTTDVSTWTPSASSWQQLSTSFTTGANTTSVTVYTHGWYGQSAYYVDDVSVFGPDGGGGPDPVEIPPVPAGLAAGTTTPTSVDLSWTPSSTATGYTVYRDGTKVASAGGASTTVTGLAPETTYSFQVSASNAAGESAKSTAVSVTTPKGDGGGDGTVPRHAVTGYWQNFNNGATVQKLRDVSSQYDIIAVSFADATPTPGQITFNLDPAVGYASTADFKADIAAKKAAGKSVILSVGGEKGTISVNSDASATAFANSAYALMQEYGFNGVDIDLENGINPTYMSKALRQLSAKAGPKMVLTMAPQTIDMQSTSGGYFQTALNVKDILTVVNMQYYNSGSMLGCDGKVYSQGSVDFLTALACIQLEGGLDPSQVGIGVPASTRGAGSGYVAPSVVNNALDCLTRGTGCGSFKPSKTYPSLRGAMTWSTNWDATAGHAWSNAVGPKVHGLP, from the coding sequence GTGGACCGTGTACGCCAGGACAGACCCGGCGTCCGCCGGAGGACCAGCGCGGCGATGGCGGTGGGTGCGGCCGCCGCGCTCGCCGTCACCGTGCTCGCCGCGCCCGCGCAGTCGGCGGACACCGACGCGGCCGACACCAAGGCTGCGAGCACCCGAGCGGCGGACGTCAACGTCGCCAAGAACGCCGGTTTCGAGGCGGACCTGAGCAACTGGACCTGCGCCGCGAACAGCGGCGTGGCCGTCACGTCCCCCGTGCACGGCGGCGCGAAGGCGCTCAAGGCCACCCCGTCCGGCCAGGGCACCGCCGAGTGTTCCCAGATCGTCGCGGTGAAGCCGAACTCGACGTACAAGCTGAGCAGTTGGGTGCAGGGCAGCTACGCCTACCTCGGCGCCCGCGGCACCGGCACCACCGACGTGTCGACCTGGACGCCGTCCGCCTCGTCCTGGCAGCAGCTCTCCACCAGCTTCACCACCGGCGCCAACACCACCTCGGTCACCGTGTACACACACGGCTGGTACGGGCAGAGCGCGTACTACGTGGACGACGTGAGCGTCTTCGGGCCCGACGGGGGCGGCGGCCCCGACCCGGTCGAGATACCGCCCGTCCCGGCCGGCCTCGCGGCGGGCACGACGACGCCCACGTCGGTGGACCTGTCCTGGACCCCGTCGTCCACGGCGACGGGGTACACCGTCTACCGCGACGGCACGAAGGTCGCCTCGGCCGGCGGCGCCTCCACGACCGTCACCGGGCTCGCGCCGGAGACCACGTACAGCTTCCAGGTGAGCGCCTCGAACGCGGCGGGCGAGTCGGCGAAGTCGACGGCGGTGTCCGTGACGACCCCCAAGGGCGACGGCGGCGGCGACGGCACCGTGCCCCGGCACGCGGTGACCGGCTACTGGCAGAACTTCAACAACGGCGCGACCGTTCAGAAGCTGCGGGACGTGTCCTCGCAGTACGACATCATCGCCGTGTCGTTCGCCGACGCCACCCCCACCCCGGGGCAGATCACCTTCAACCTGGACCCGGCCGTCGGCTACGCCTCCACCGCCGACTTCAAGGCGGACATCGCCGCGAAGAAGGCCGCGGGCAAGTCCGTGATCCTCTCGGTCGGCGGCGAGAAGGGCACCATCTCCGTCAACAGCGACGCCTCCGCGACGGCGTTCGCCAACAGCGCCTACGCGCTGATGCAGGAGTACGGGTTCAACGGCGTCGACATCGACCTGGAGAACGGCATCAACCCCACCTACATGTCGAAGGCGCTGCGCCAGCTCTCGGCGAAGGCGGGCCCGAAGATGGTGCTCACAATGGCGCCGCAGACCATCGACATGCAGTCCACGTCCGGTGGCTACTTCCAGACGGCGCTGAACGTGAAGGACATCCTCACGGTCGTCAACATGCAGTACTACAACAGTGGTTCGATGCTCGGCTGTGACGGCAAGGTCTACAGCCAGGGCAGCGTGGACTTCCTGACCGCGCTCGCCTGCATCCAGCTGGAGGGCGGCCTCGACCCCTCGCAGGTCGGGATCGGCGTCCCGGCGTCGACGCGCGGCGCGGGCAGCGGTTACGTGGCCCCGTCGGTCGTGAACAACGCCCTCGACTGCCTCACCCGCGGCACCGGCTGCGGCTCCTTCAAGCCGTCGAAGACGTACCCGTCGCTGCGCGGCGCCATGACGTGGTCGACGAACTGGGACGCGACGGCGGGCCACGCGTGGTCGAACGCCGTCGGCCCGAAGGTCCACGGCCTTCCGTAG
- a CDS encoding alpha/beta hydrolase encodes MRTTSHPTFVFVPGGSSNARAWGPLQNELALCGYRSYAVDLPGHGDRADHPAAYYQQPQDPAALAAAPSPMRGITLRDNVRHVVDVLHRLASSGPLVLVGNSFGGLTVTAVANAVPELLDRVVYLSAVCLSDPAMVTGVWDVFDDNLLDAAAARVTVPLTDTQGVVRLNWRAAHADPGLFAQLKDAVMADSIDHQFRMLLDSMDPDENYAVLEQGAVAVPGQWGKVPHTFVRLSADRSIPPAVQDYMIRKADALTPQNPFDVRTLDASHVGYFSRPQLFSELLADLDPAVPLR; translated from the coding sequence ATGCGCACCACCTCACACCCCACCTTTGTGTTCGTTCCCGGTGGGTCCAGCAACGCCCGGGCCTGGGGGCCGTTGCAGAACGAGCTGGCCCTGTGCGGGTACCGCTCGTACGCCGTCGACCTGCCCGGTCACGGCGACCGTGCCGACCACCCGGCCGCCTACTACCAGCAGCCACAGGACCCGGCAGCACTGGCCGCCGCCCCTTCGCCGATGCGCGGCATCACCCTGCGGGACAACGTGCGCCACGTGGTGGACGTCCTGCACCGGCTTGCCTCGTCGGGGCCCCTGGTCCTGGTGGGCAACAGCTTCGGCGGCCTGACCGTCACCGCGGTCGCCAACGCCGTGCCTGAACTCCTGGACCGCGTCGTCTACCTCTCCGCCGTCTGCCTCAGCGACCCGGCCATGGTCACCGGCGTGTGGGACGTCTTCGACGACAACCTCCTGGACGCCGCGGCGGCGCGGGTCACCGTGCCGCTGACAGACACTCAGGGAGTCGTACGGTTGAACTGGCGTGCGGCACACGCCGATCCCGGTCTGTTCGCCCAGCTCAAGGACGCCGTGATGGCAGACTCCATCGACCATCAGTTCCGGATGCTCCTGGACTCCATGGACCCGGACGAGAATTACGCGGTACTGGAGCAGGGCGCGGTGGCTGTGCCCGGACAGTGGGGGAAGGTCCCGCACACCTTTGTGCGCCTGTCCGCGGATCGGAGCATTCCCCCGGCCGTGCAGGACTACATGATCCGCAAGGCGGACGCGCTGACGCCCCAGAATCCGTTCGACGTCCGCACGCTGGACGCCTCACATGTCGGCTACTTCAGCCGCCCGCAGCTCTTCTCGGAGCTGCTGGCCGACCTGGACCCAGCAGTACCGCTGCGCTAG
- a CDS encoding MSMEG_1061 family FMN-dependent PPOX-type flavoprotein — MMIDTGSTGLLFDALRADALTSPDQLRELYEQPNPNALRKQIDHLTDQTRALIGCSSLVFIGSADAEGRADVTPRGGPAGFVSVLDERTLVIPDATGNKRLDTMHNVLQTGRVGLLFLIPGRPTTLRVNGRACVSARPELLAQLTPVGKPPVSALVVQADEVYPHCPKSLMRAHAWQPDEWVPADAQPASAEVTLAQLNLPGLTIEQIEEIERESLRLRYE; from the coding sequence ATGATGATTGACACGGGTAGCACCGGCCTGCTCTTCGACGCCCTCCGGGCGGACGCTCTCACCAGCCCGGATCAGCTGCGCGAGCTCTACGAGCAACCGAATCCGAACGCGCTGCGCAAGCAGATCGACCACCTGACCGACCAGACCCGCGCGCTGATCGGCTGCTCCTCCCTGGTGTTCATCGGCAGCGCCGATGCCGAAGGCAGGGCGGACGTGACGCCACGCGGCGGCCCCGCCGGCTTCGTCTCCGTGCTGGACGAGCGGACCCTGGTGATCCCCGACGCGACCGGCAACAAGCGGCTCGACACCATGCACAACGTGCTGCAGACCGGACGCGTCGGCCTGCTCTTCCTCATACCCGGCCGCCCGACCACGCTGCGCGTCAACGGCCGTGCCTGCGTCTCGGCCCGCCCGGAGCTGCTCGCGCAGCTCACGCCCGTCGGCAAGCCGCCCGTATCCGCGCTGGTCGTGCAGGCCGACGAGGTCTATCCGCACTGCCCCAAATCCCTGATGCGCGCCCATGCGTGGCAGCCGGACGAGTGGGTGCCCGCCGACGCGCAGCCGGCCAGCGCCGAGGTGACGCTGGCCCAGCTGAACCTGCCGGGCCTGACGATCGAACAGATCGAGGAGATCGAGCGGGAGTCGCTGCGCCTGCGGTACGAGTGA
- a CDS encoding 2-phosphosulfolactate phosphatase: MDSRFLGIPELVDVPTVAVVVDVMRAFTVAAWAFGQGAERIVLAESLDEALALKARHPEWVTLKDGPPAPGFDTVNSPGFLRSADLGGRTVVQKTTAGTVGALAVKEASLVLCAGFVVAEATARLLRTRACDSVTFVVTGEDGQADEDLACAQYIARRATGAGPDATEFLRRAGESRAAAELTEGVREGAHPDDVALCLELDRFPFAMVATLEDSLMVLRACAVPSLTDEAPA, from the coding sequence ATGGACTCTCGTTTTCTTGGCATCCCCGAGTTGGTCGACGTACCGACCGTGGCAGTCGTAGTCGACGTCATGCGTGCCTTCACAGTGGCTGCCTGGGCCTTCGGTCAAGGGGCGGAACGGATCGTTCTTGCCGAGTCGCTGGACGAAGCGCTGGCGCTCAAGGCCCGTCACCCGGAGTGGGTGACGCTCAAGGACGGCCCACCCGCGCCCGGGTTCGACACCGTCAACTCGCCGGGCTTCCTGCGGTCTGCCGACCTCGGCGGGCGAACCGTTGTGCAGAAGACCACGGCAGGGACGGTCGGCGCCCTCGCGGTCAAGGAGGCGTCGCTGGTGCTGTGCGCCGGCTTCGTCGTGGCGGAGGCGACAGCCCGGCTCTTGCGTACGCGTGCGTGCGACAGCGTCACGTTCGTGGTCACTGGCGAGGACGGGCAGGCTGACGAGGACCTGGCGTGTGCGCAGTACATCGCTCGGAGGGCCACCGGGGCCGGGCCGGATGCCACTGAGTTCCTCCGGCGCGCCGGCGAGTCACGTGCCGCCGCCGAGTTGACGGAGGGCGTGCGTGAAGGAGCCCATCCCGATGACGTCGCACTCTGCCTTGAGCTCGACCGGTTCCCCTTCGCCATGGTGGCGACCTTGGAAGACTCACTCATGGTTCTCCGCGCGTGCGCCGTGCCATCACTGACCGACGAGGCTCCGGCCTGA
- a CDS encoding GNAT family N-acetyltransferase, whose translation MPSSELQRINAFLSAFARRQATRIVDLPGGFAVYDDAFFHSRANNQVIIDTAVDAEALPTIAEEALGHLPHRLISVLDNEIGMACAEPLTRAGYTHSLYAVMLHEGPVPAGRPAVEADLDAIRDPLTRRWRDLLPDVDNEVIRHLVDRREARRRGADIVRFIGARTEEGDVASWADLYVDPATGTAQIEDLITSEAHLRRGYADAVLTTALSMAADEDCRTRFLTADASDWPRQWYERRGFSVIGHSHCFERG comes from the coding sequence ATGCCAAGCTCAGAACTGCAGAGGATCAACGCCTTCCTATCCGCCTTCGCCCGTCGGCAGGCCACGCGTATCGTCGATCTCCCTGGCGGCTTCGCTGTGTATGACGACGCCTTCTTCCATTCCCGCGCGAACAACCAGGTGATCATCGATACGGCCGTCGACGCCGAGGCGCTGCCAACGATCGCGGAGGAAGCACTGGGCCACCTGCCACACCGACTGATCTCCGTCCTGGACAACGAAATCGGGATGGCGTGTGCAGAGCCGCTGACCCGGGCCGGATACACCCACTCTCTCTACGCGGTCATGCTGCACGAAGGCCCGGTGCCAGCCGGCAGACCCGCGGTGGAGGCGGACCTCGACGCGATACGTGATCCACTCACCCGGCGATGGCGGGACCTCCTTCCGGACGTCGACAACGAGGTCATACGCCACCTTGTCGACCGACGCGAAGCTCGCCGGCGTGGGGCAGACATCGTTCGCTTCATCGGTGCCCGCACGGAGGAAGGCGACGTCGCCTCATGGGCCGACCTCTATGTGGATCCGGCAACTGGCACAGCCCAGATCGAGGACCTGATCACCTCGGAGGCCCATCTCAGGCGTGGTTACGCCGACGCCGTCCTGACCACCGCCCTGAGCATGGCTGCCGATGAGGACTGCAGAACCCGGTTCCTGACCGCCGATGCGTCAGACTGGCCGCGTCAGTGGTACGAGCGTCGCGGCTTCTCCGTCATCGGCCACTCGCACTGCTTCGAACGCGGTTGA